In a genomic window of Candidatus Poribacteria bacterium:
- a CDS encoding DnaJ domain-containing protein, whose protein sequence is MIEIESRKIEAKREQIAHLCLELEEMKLDLRRFEAEYGAMIGKLLLELDRLKVKLKEYSLKIETANANPNMTEEEIDQLIEGKLKWERAKVEKQEEMLEKIKDEFEPGESDRTEREEMRRLYLKLAKKYHPDKAEDKEKSERMMAIINKAYEEGDLQLLRKLSVQVDDEIEEPSKKRRIERLREQDRRLDRVIAELKEEIERIRRSPMYRLKCQVEAAKRRGEDLFERMAEEVRGKIKTLRFRLELMSARFKSMMNLRKSLRGMMRWL, encoded by the coding sequence GTGATAGAGATCGAGAGCAGGAAGATCGAGGCCAAACGGGAACAGATCGCCCATCTGTGCCTGGAGCTTGAAGAGATGAAACTCGATCTGCGTCGTTTTGAGGCGGAATACGGGGCTATGATCGGTAAACTGCTCCTCGAACTGGATAGGCTGAAGGTGAAGCTGAAGGAATATTCGCTTAAGATCGAAACCGCAAACGCCAATCCGAATATGACCGAGGAGGAGATCGATCAACTGATAGAGGGGAAACTGAAATGGGAGAGGGCTAAGGTGGAGAAACAGGAGGAGATGTTGGAGAAGATCAAAGATGAATTCGAACCCGGGGAATCGGATCGAACGGAACGGGAGGAGATGAGGAGGCTCTACCTGAAGTTGGCTAAAAAGTATCACCCCGATAAGGCTGAGGACAAGGAGAAAAGCGAGCGGATGATGGCCATCATCAATAAGGCTTATGAGGAGGGCGATCTTCAGCTCCTCCGAAAGCTCTCGGTGCAGGTCGATGATGAGATCGAAGAGCCCAGCAAAAAGCGGAGGATCGAAAGGCTCAGGGAGCAGGACAGGAGGCTGGATCGCGTGATCGCCGAGCTGAAAGAGGAGATAGAAAGGATAAGGAGATCGCCGATGTATAGGCTGAAATGTCAGGTCGAGGCCGCAAAAAGACGGGGCGAAGATCTGTTTGAGAGGATGGCCGAGGAGGTGAGGGGGAAGATCAAAACCCTTAGGTTCCGATTGGAGCTTATGAGCGCGAGGTTTAAGTCCATGATGAACCTCAGAAAGAGCTTGAGAGGTATGATGAGATGGCTTTAA
- a CDS encoding GDP-mannose 4,6-dehydratase: MSTVLVTGGAGFIGSHLCERLVSQGIEVVCLDNFDPFYDPKIKWGNISNLLNLPNFTLIEGDIRDLKTLRRIREGYEFGAVVHLAARAGVRRSAREPLLYEEVNVRGTLNLLETFKDASLKSFIFGSSSSVYGIIREAPTGEDDETSRPISPYSATKKAGELLCYTYHHLYDIPVTCLRLFSVYGPRMRPDLAIHKFARLIEAGEELPILGDGRARRDYTYVSDIVDGIISALKRPFGYEVFNLGNSRAVELLEIVRLLEKSLGKAARLKFLPPHPSDVPETCADISRAVRMLGYSPKVEISVGIREFVRWFKHHQ; the protein is encoded by the coding sequence ATCTCGACGGTTCTGGTCACAGGCGGAGCCGGATTTATCGGATCACACCTGTGCGAAAGGCTCGTCTCCCAAGGGATAGAGGTGGTCTGCCTCGACAACTTCGATCCCTTCTACGACCCTAAAATCAAGTGGGGAAACATATCAAACCTTCTGAACCTACCCAACTTCACCCTCATCGAAGGGGATATCAGGGATTTGAAAACTCTCAGGCGGATCAGAGAGGGATACGAGTTCGGAGCTGTGGTTCACCTCGCCGCAAGGGCCGGGGTTAGGAGATCCGCCCGCGAGCCGCTTCTGTATGAGGAGGTGAACGTCAGGGGAACGCTCAACCTGCTTGAGACCTTCAAGGACGCATCCCTGAAGAGCTTTATCTTCGGCTCATCCTCCTCGGTTTACGGGATCATCCGCGAAGCGCCGACGGGAGAGGATGATGAGACGAGCAGGCCGATCTCACCGTATTCGGCCACCAAGAAGGCGGGGGAGTTATTGTGCTATACCTATCATCATCTCTACGACATCCCGGTTACCTGCTTGAGGTTGTTCAGCGTCTACGGCCCTAGGATGCGGCCTGATCTGGCGATACATAAGTTCGCGAGGCTAATTGAGGCGGGAGAGGAGCTGCCCATACTGGGCGACGGCAGGGCGAGGAGGGATTACACGTATGTTTCGGACATCGTGGATGGGATCATCTCGGCGCTGAAGAGGCCGTTTGGATATGAGGTGTTCAACCTTGGCAACTCGCGGGCGGTGGAGTTGTTGGAGATTGTGAGACTTTTGGAGAAGAGCTTAGGGAAAGCTGCGAGATTAAAGTTCCTCCCACCTCATCCCAGCGACGTTCCGGAGACATGTGCTGATATCAGCAGGGCGGTGCGGATGTTGGGGTATTCTCCCAAAGTGGAGATATCAGTCGGCATTCGAGAGTTTGTGAGGTGGTTCAAACATCATCAATAA
- a CDS encoding FAD-dependent oxidoreductase, giving the protein MSEQVDRIDEILRLDRLVDELDPSGQPRIEITYAPHETLPERLGVLSASFNPITNAHLEMALKTREEIQLGGILLLLTKVNVDKRLFGATLTDRLLMLHLVARMYDRFWVGISSHGRFVDKARAIRSSFPHVFPFFIVGYDTLVRIFDPKYYENPEGEIGELFDKARLIVFTRGDKTIDDVLRFMRHPSRSKFSDKVLAMEIPERLAHLSSTLVREKVAAGGDISGMIPEEIRGFIERTELYSRSSTYDLRRKLVGYLKSIYESPPEDVKGDVDVAVKLMAVNSRVGGRLKEIIRSGAMPLQPRRRTLKGESLIGDFDLTCPPIHEEEAVEEARRCLHCPSAPCRNGCPLNVRINQILALIAEGEIPEAYLTLRSDNPLFGVTSFLCQDELYCRESCFLGRLMGHRCSIRNKEIFKFLWQWGRESRDEIPPPFRMNLLPSTVRVAVVGSGPAGMAAAWRLAERGCSVTIFERENHPGGIPYWETPRFRFPADQVINDLINDLERLGVEFELGISIGKEGDLSLDDLFERGYTLAFLATGLTVAKRLGIPGEEESGTISSKDLFKMERELGVEEMIRRFRGKRVIVTEGGNTAMDTARTLLRYGAQPLVVYWEKGPRSLEKEYEAAKSEGVQFMFLTKPIRMERDRGRIIMRAVRMKDGELSHGNELELQVDAVVNAIGAIPDFKDENLILDERGFVRVSPDDLSTSRESVLAGGDLIEEGNVTKAIRDGFKAAKIILSAYYAEEVGN; this is encoded by the coding sequence ATGAGCGAGCAGGTCGATCGTATAGATGAGATATTAAGGCTCGATAGGCTCGTAGACGAGCTCGATCCCTCCGGCCAGCCGAGGATCGAGATAACGTATGCCCCCCATGAGACCCTCCCCGAAAGGTTAGGCGTGCTTTCCGCCTCCTTCAATCCCATAACTAACGCCCATCTGGAGATGGCCCTTAAAACCAGAGAGGAGATCCAACTGGGAGGGATACTGCTGTTGTTGACGAAGGTCAACGTCGATAAAAGGCTCTTCGGAGCGACTCTGACCGACAGACTCCTGATGCTCCACCTCGTCGCCAGGATGTACGATAGGTTCTGGGTCGGCATATCCAGCCACGGGAGATTCGTGGATAAGGCCCGCGCGATAAGATCGAGCTTTCCGCACGTCTTTCCTTTCTTCATAGTCGGATACGACACCCTCGTCAGGATATTCGACCCCAAATATTACGAAAACCCCGAAGGAGAGATAGGGGAGCTTTTCGATAAAGCGCGGCTCATCGTCTTCACCAGGGGGGATAAAACGATCGATGACGTGCTCCGATTTATGAGACATCCCTCCAGATCGAAGTTCTCCGATAAGGTTCTGGCAATGGAGATTCCGGAGCGACTCGCCCATCTCTCATCTACACTCGTCAGGGAGAAGGTGGCCGCCGGAGGGGATATATCCGGCATGATCCCCGAGGAGATCAGAGGATTCATAGAGAGAACGGAGCTCTACTCCAGATCGTCAACATACGATCTGAGGAGGAAGTTGGTGGGATATCTGAAATCGATCTACGAATCCCCACCTGAGGATGTCAAGGGCGACGTGGACGTGGCCGTAAAGCTCATGGCCGTTAACTCACGGGTGGGCGGACGGTTAAAGGAGATCATTCGCTCCGGAGCCATGCCGCTTCAGCCTCGAAGACGAACCCTTAAGGGCGAATCGCTCATAGGAGACTTCGACCTGACCTGTCCGCCGATACATGAGGAGGAAGCCGTGGAGGAAGCGCGCAGATGCCTGCACTGTCCATCTGCACCTTGCAGAAACGGCTGCCCGCTGAACGTGCGTATCAACCAAATCCTGGCTCTGATAGCCGAGGGCGAGATTCCGGAGGCATACCTGACCCTTCGATCCGATAACCCCCTCTTCGGCGTCACATCCTTCCTCTGCCAGGACGAGCTTTATTGCAGGGAAAGCTGTTTCCTCGGTAGGCTGATGGGGCATAGATGTTCGATAAGAAATAAGGAGATCTTCAAATTCCTCTGGCAATGGGGCAGAGAGAGTCGCGATGAGATCCCTCCGCCCTTCAGGATGAACCTGCTCCCCAGCACGGTCAGAGTGGCTGTGGTCGGATCGGGACCGGCAGGTATGGCAGCAGCATGGAGGCTAGCTGAACGGGGATGTTCGGTGACCATTTTCGAGAGGGAAAATCATCCCGGAGGTATACCATACTGGGAGACGCCGCGCTTCAGATTTCCCGCCGATCAGGTGATAAATGACCTTATAAACGACCTGGAGCGGCTCGGCGTGGAGTTCGAGCTCGGTATCAGCATCGGTAAGGAGGGCGATCTCAGCCTCGACGATCTATTTGAGAGGGGATATACCTTGGCCTTCCTGGCCACAGGGCTCACCGTGGCGAAAAGGTTGGGAATACCAGGTGAGGAGGAGAGCGGCACCATCTCGTCCAAGGATCTCTTCAAGATGGAAAGGGAGCTGGGGGTGGAGGAGATGATAAGGCGATTTAGGGGTAAAAGGGTGATCGTCACCGAAGGGGGAAACACCGCCATGGACACGGCGAGAACCCTCCTGAGATACGGCGCACAGCCCCTCGTGGTGTACTGGGAAAAAGGACCTCGTTCCCTAGAAAAGGAGTATGAAGCGGCTAAATCGGAGGGCGTCCAGTTCATGTTCCTCACAAAGCCGATTCGGATGGAAAGAGATCGAGGCCGAATCATCATGAGGGCCGTGAGGATGAAAGATGGAGAGCTTTCGCACGGAAATGAGCTCGAGTTACAGGTGGACGCCGTCGTTAACGCTATAGGGGCGATTCCGGATTTCAAGGACGAAAACCTGATCTTGGACGAAAGAGGGTTCGTCAGGGTCAGTCCGGATGACCTCTCCACATCACGCGAATCGGTCCTTGCTGGCGGAGATCTGATAGAGGAGGGAAACGTGACGAAGGCGATAAGGGATGGCTTCAAAGCGGCCAAGATCATCCTGAGCGCCTATTACGCCGAGGAGGTGGGAAATTGA
- a CDS encoding type II toxin-antitoxin system mRNA interferase toxin, RelE/StbE family, which translates to MKTLVWHTSFRRAFKRCIRGNPRLKDRIFEVLELLVEDPFIPALRTHKLRGQLEGLWACWVEYDCRIVFTFESDPDSGKEMIILIDIGSHDEVY; encoded by the coding sequence ATGAAAACCCTTGTATGGCATACAAGTTTCCGCCGGGCTTTTAAACGATGTATAAGGGGAAATCCCCGGTTAAAAGATCGAATTTTTGAGGTCTTGGAACTGTTAGTGGAAGATCCCTTCATTCCAGCCTTAAGAACCCATAAATTGCGCGGACAGTTGGAAGGTTTATGGGCTTGCTGGGTGGAATATGACTGTCGAATAGTCTTCACCTTTGAATCTGATCCTGATTCCGGTAAGGAAATGATCATTCTGATCGATATTGGTTCGCACGATGAGGTATACTAG
- a CDS encoding N(4)-(beta-N-acetylglucosaminyl)-L-asparaginase: protein MKPIAISTWWFGKQAVLKAGELLREGVSSLDAVEEGIKVVEDDPQVTSVGYGGLPNSSGYVELDAAIMHGPTHNAGSVAGLRYIKNPISVARKVMELTRHVMLVGEGAFKFALQCGFQKMELLTEESRRRWLEWRKSNEEVESHDTVSLIALDSNGDLTVGCSTSGLAYKLPGRVGDSPIIGAGVYVDNDIGAAAATGVGEEIMKFCGSFLIVEKMRDGFSPQEACEYAVRRILGKKPEDKEIMAAFIALSKDGSFGAAATKEGFSYAVWRSPGEVITGQPEVGNE, encoded by the coding sequence ATGAAACCAATAGCGATATCCACCTGGTGGTTCGGAAAACAGGCCGTCCTGAAAGCCGGTGAGCTTCTGAGAGAAGGCGTCAGCTCCCTGGATGCCGTTGAGGAGGGGATTAAGGTTGTGGAGGACGACCCTCAGGTCACCTCCGTCGGCTACGGCGGACTGCCGAACAGCAGTGGATACGTCGAGCTTGACGCCGCCATCATGCACGGCCCCACCCACAACGCCGGGAGCGTCGCCGGATTGAGATACATAAAGAACCCGATCTCGGTCGCCCGAAAGGTGATGGAGCTGACCAGGCATGTCATGCTTGTGGGGGAGGGCGCCTTTAAGTTCGCCCTACAATGTGGTTTTCAAAAGATGGAACTGCTGACGGAAGAGAGCAGGAGGAGGTGGCTGGAATGGAGGAAATCCAACGAGGAGGTCGAATCGCATGACACCGTCAGCCTCATCGCCCTCGACTCCAACGGGGATCTAACGGTGGGGTGTTCCACGAGCGGCCTTGCGTATAAACTCCCCGGTCGTGTTGGAGATTCGCCCATAATCGGTGCGGGCGTCTACGTGGATAACGATATCGGCGCAGCGGCGGCGACGGGGGTGGGCGAGGAGATCATGAAGTTCTGCGGCAGCTTCCTGATCGTCGAGAAGATGCGCGACGGATTTTCGCCACAGGAGGCCTGCGAATATGCCGTCAGACGTATCTTAGGTAAAAAGCCCGAAGATAAAGAGATCATGGCTGCTTTCATCGCCCTGTCCAAAGACGGCTCCTTCGGCGCGGCAGCCACAAAGGAGGGCTTCTCCTACGCCGTATGGAGATCCCCCGGCGAGGTGATCACGGGACAACCGGAGGTTGGAAATGAATAG
- a CDS encoding methyltransferase domain-containing protein: MNIRPDDFVLEIGSGHDPKIRSDVLCDKFIEDDTQRGGPIVADRMLVAADGQYLPFADKSFDYTICSHVLEHVEDPELLLKELMRVSYRGYIETPSEIAERLYGWPYHNWIVNLINGKLVIQKKVGGNQFGQLFHCLAAHDKDFARFHQRYHHLFLVRYEWEGRINYTILPPDPSPLQLESAQAVEELLMNAPEESLFDFFISYIKNSMPQRWKVKIKSFLARRRKPPAKTLKDIVVCPLCKGKVEWRRNEIICHRCDIAYPIKNGIPYLLVPEDRKPGRSRGTS; encoded by the coding sequence ATGAACATCAGACCTGACGATTTCGTTCTGGAGATAGGCAGCGGCCACGATCCAAAAATCAGATCGGATGTGTTATGCGATAAGTTCATCGAGGATGACACGCAGCGCGGCGGACCGATCGTGGCCGATAGGATGCTCGTCGCCGCAGACGGACAGTATCTTCCCTTCGCGGATAAATCATTCGACTACACCATCTGCTCACACGTCCTGGAACACGTTGAAGATCCCGAACTGCTGCTTAAGGAGCTCATGAGGGTTAGCTACAGGGGATATATCGAGACGCCCTCTGAGATCGCAGAGAGGCTTTACGGCTGGCCGTACCATAATTGGATCGTCAACCTGATAAACGGGAAGCTGGTGATACAGAAAAAGGTGGGGGGAAACCAGTTCGGCCAGCTTTTCCACTGCCTTGCAGCTCACGATAAGGACTTCGCCAGATTCCATCAGAGGTACCACCACCTCTTCCTCGTGCGGTATGAGTGGGAGGGGAGGATAAACTACACCATCCTGCCGCCCGACCCGTCGCCGCTCCAACTGGAGTCGGCTCAGGCGGTGGAGGAGCTGCTGATGAACGCGCCGGAGGAATCGCTCTTCGACTTCTTCATCTCTTACATCAAAAACTCGATGCCTCAGAGATGGAAGGTCAAGATCAAATCCTTCCTGGCAAGGCGACGTAAGCCGCCTGCCAAAACGCTTAAGGATATAGTCGTCTGTCCCCTCTGCAAGGGGAAGGTGGAATGGAGGAGAAATGAGATAATCTGTCACAGATGTGATATAGCCTATCCGATTAAAAACGGTATCCCCTATCTTTTGGTCCCCGAGGACAGGAAACCGGGGCGTAGCCGAGGGACAAGTTAA
- a CDS encoding class I SAM-dependent methyltransferase, whose protein sequence is MRRFYLTSEVYLGFLRRHDEGYLRPYVDLVSAFADPGELILELGCGNGLSSMMLARKGYRVVGTDLSPFFLAESSRWIGPDLSYIACDALELPFKDESFDLVCSNELIEHLPDVKMGLDEMMRVVKPGGRIVIVGPNLCSPILPLMDLIKKALGRHDEIVWAGSIGEGLKLCLKNFLISIGKRLSARPRFIYREPDLDDKVIGGDSDSSYLASPIDLERYFKLRGFRIERLCVGVGIKGKIMARIMPRMGLYISMVFKKPHKAGDRV, encoded by the coding sequence ATGCGGAGGTTCTATCTGACCTCCGAAGTGTATCTGGGATTCCTGCGCAGGCATGATGAGGGGTATCTCAGGCCGTATGTCGATCTGGTCTCGGCCTTCGCCGATCCAGGAGAGCTCATACTGGAGCTGGGCTGTGGCAACGGGCTTTCATCTATGATGTTGGCCCGTAAAGGGTATAGGGTGGTGGGGACGGATCTCTCACCCTTCTTCCTGGCGGAGAGCTCAAGATGGATCGGACCCGATCTCTCATATATCGCCTGCGATGCCCTAGAGCTGCCTTTCAAGGATGAGAGCTTTGATCTCGTCTGTTCAAACGAGCTGATCGAGCACCTGCCGGACGTCAAGATGGGATTGGATGAGATGATGAGGGTGGTTAAACCGGGGGGCAGAATCGTGATCGTCGGTCCCAATCTCTGTTCGCCTATACTTCCGCTGATGGATCTGATCAAAAAGGCTTTAGGACGACATGATGAGATCGTCTGGGCCGGATCGATAGGCGAGGGGCTAAAGTTATGCCTGAAGAACTTCCTCATCTCCATCGGAAAGAGGCTATCGGCAAGACCTCGCTTTATATATCGCGAGCCGGATCTCGACGATAAGGTCATAGGAGGCGATTCCGATAGCTCCTATCTCGCCTCGCCGATAGACCTCGAGAGATATTTCAAGCTCAGGGGATTCAGGATCGAAAGGTTATGCGTGGGAGTGGGAATTAAGGGGAAGATCATGGCTCGAATCATGCCTCGTATGGGGCTTTATATCAGCATGGTTTTCAAAAAACCGCACAAGGCAGGCGATAGAGTATGA